DNA sequence from the Pedobacter schmidteae genome:
ACTATGGCTGGAATGGGAGGTACTGTTAAAATGGAGGAGGTGAAGGTAGAGTCGTTTGAATGGGAAAACGTACAAATAAAAGATCGTTCTTTTCCCGCTATGAAAATGAGCCAGTTGACAACAGGGACAAGCGAAAAGGTTCTTGGATTAATCGGCAGTGCGTTTTTTAAACCTTACCAGCTTACCTTAAATTTTGCCAGCCGGGAGCTGAATCTCAGTAAAACATCGGGTGATGCGCCAATTGTTAAAAATATACGTTCCATTATACAGGTGCCTTTTACATTAATTGGCGGTTTCCCGGTAGTAGAGGTAAATATAGCCGGGAAAAACCATCGTTTTGTAATGGATACAGGTGCTACCGATAACTTGATTGATACTGGTTTTGAAACGGAGCTTAGTGGGATATGGAAACAAACGCAGGAAGTGAATATGAGCGAAGGAAGTGGAAATGGAGGGAATGTAAGAAGAGGGATATTGGATAGGATGACTATTGGAGGATTAAACATGGATAAGATTCAAATGGGACTACATACGATGCCTGCTTTTGATCAGGAAAAAGGAATTTCCGGAATCCTGGGTTTTCAGTTTCTTAAATACTTTTATGTGGACATCAATTATATCAATAATACCATGCGGTTTTACGATATGGCTCAGGTATTGCAGCAGCCAAAAAAATAAGGTATCTTTCTACTGCTTTAAACTATTAAAGCAGTAGAAATGATCAAGTTTGGTGCTGATGTTTTGATAGCGCAGGATCCGGTCTGGAAAACCCAAAGAATTGCTTTGGTAACCAATGTTGCGGCCACAACAAATCAATACCAACAGGTTACAACAGCCTTGTTAGCCGCAGGTTTTAACCTGGTCAAATTATTTTCGCCGGAGCATGGTTTTGATGCCAAAGGAGCAGATGGAGCTAAAATGGAGAACAGTACAGATGCAGTTAGTCTGTTGCCGGTTGTTAGTTTGTATGGCGATCATCTGGCGCCTACGTCGGCCGATCTGGCCGATATAGATATCGTATTATTTGATATCCCCGATATTGGGGTAAGGTTTTATACTTATCTGTGGACCTTGACCTATGTGATGGAGTCCTGTACTGCTTATGGCAAGCCCCTGGTGATACTGGACAGGCCCAATCCAATTTCCGGAAACCTGCAATTGTGCGAGGGACCAATGCTCGATGAACAGCATTTTTCCTCCTTTATCGGTCGCTGGAGTATTCCCCTAAGGCATAGTTGCACTTTGGGCGAGCTGGCACTTTTTTTTAATGCCAGTAAAAATATCAAGACGGATTTAAAGATAATACCTTGCGAAAACTGGGATAGGAATTCCTTTCAGCCCGATTGGGGTATCGACTTTATTCCCACTTCTCCGGCCATCAGAGGTTTCAGCGCTGCGATGCTTTATCCGGGACTGGGTTTGCTGGAAGCGACGAATATTAGCGAGGGGAGGGGTACGGGAATGCCTTTTCAAATAGCGGCAGCCCCATGGATGAAAGAAGATGTAACAAAAGAGCTCGACGAGCATATAACCATAGAAAACATAAAAGTTATTCCAACGGAAGGTAATTATGCTGGGATAGAATGTACAGGTATATATTTTAAGTTGAATCAATATGAAGGTTTCAAGTCCGTTCAGCATGGGATGCTACTTCTCAAATTGATAAAGGACCAATATCCCGAACATTTTAAATGGAGTATTTATCCCACAAACGTAAACCCAACGGGGGCCGGTCATCTAGGCAAATTATTGGGTA
Encoded proteins:
- a CDS encoding pepsin/retropepsin-like aspartic protease family protein; its protein translation is MNSYSKMIYKTLIVLMLLQVITSPVFSAIKSGRTKDSRTVNNELPPNVKSQFKFIGGLMFVEVTINGVKGLLLVDTGSNGFVLLNAEHFKTTATGQTMAGMGGTVKMEEVKVESFEWENVQIKDRSFPAMKMSQLTTGTSEKVLGLIGSAFFKPYQLTLNFASRELNLSKTSGDAPIVKNIRSIIQVPFTLIGGFPVVEVNIAGKNHRFVMDTGATDNLIDTGFETELSGIWKQTQEVNMSEGSGNGGNVRRGILDRMTIGGLNMDKIQMGLHTMPAFDQEKGISGILGFQFLKYFYVDINYINNTMRFYDMAQVLQQPKK
- a CDS encoding exo-beta-N-acetylmuramidase NamZ domain-containing protein; protein product: MIKFGADVLIAQDPVWKTQRIALVTNVAATTNQYQQVTTALLAAGFNLVKLFSPEHGFDAKGADGAKMENSTDAVSLLPVVSLYGDHLAPTSADLADIDIVLFDIPDIGVRFYTYLWTLTYVMESCTAYGKPLVILDRPNPISGNLQLCEGPMLDEQHFSSFIGRWSIPLRHSCTLGELALFFNASKNIKTDLKIIPCENWDRNSFQPDWGIDFIPTSPAIRGFSAAMLYPGLGLLEATNISEGRGTGMPFQIAAAPWMKEDVTKELDEHITIENIKVIPTEGNYAGIECTGIYFKLNQYEGFKSVQHGMLLLKLIKDQYPEHFKWSIYPTNVNPTGAGHLGKLLGIQESEKIFELPLQAFKSQLTEVCSVASWKKQMVPFLLYH